A region from the Pseudomonas cucumis genome encodes:
- a CDS encoding tetratricopeptide repeat protein, with the protein MPQSRRYLLISLCVLLALALAWFFLRSTTPVVPAAIKHGYSEALAQARAGQPGAARVLYQQLGRPDLSAKRRVWLHAELPNYPSPQALKLANADLQHPSADVRIAAIKSISGLVPSGQRSLLLGPLLDDGDPSVRFATVNALLGLTPDELGLYFGPLEQAIDAWEQRLKRQPESAETQYQLARLHLHNAELKDAQQALERSLQLAPGNLPALVMQIEVLDKQGQSDAARQLLAKQLKAQPDSAYLQHALGLWLLHHGQSEFALLGLSKAVELEPDNKDYRYDLATTLHAEQELEAAQNQLQEIVQRHPADRKARVLLINYWKESGQLQNVQVLLAQLEQLNPDDPALQQGL; encoded by the coding sequence ATGCCTCAGTCCCGCCGCTACTTGCTCATCAGCCTCTGCGTATTGCTCGCCCTCGCCCTCGCCTGGTTTTTTCTGCGCAGCACGACGCCTGTGGTGCCGGCGGCGATCAAGCATGGCTACAGCGAAGCGCTGGCCCAGGCTCGCGCGGGTCAACCGGGAGCGGCGCGAGTGCTTTATCAGCAATTGGGGCGCCCTGACCTGTCGGCCAAGCGCCGTGTGTGGCTGCATGCCGAACTGCCCAACTACCCAAGTCCGCAAGCCCTGAAACTGGCGAATGCAGACCTGCAACATCCCTCGGCGGATGTGCGCATCGCCGCGATCAAAAGCATCAGCGGGCTGGTGCCCAGTGGGCAGCGCAGCCTGTTACTGGGGCCTTTGCTCGATGACGGCGATCCGAGCGTGCGGTTTGCGACGGTCAACGCCTTGTTGGGCCTGACGCCGGATGAACTGGGGTTGTACTTCGGCCCTTTGGAGCAAGCGATCGATGCCTGGGAACAACGCCTCAAGCGTCAGCCGGAAAGCGCCGAAACCCAATACCAACTCGCGCGCTTGCACTTGCACAATGCCGAACTGAAGGACGCGCAGCAGGCCCTGGAGCGCTCGTTACAATTGGCGCCCGGCAACTTGCCGGCGCTGGTGATGCAGATCGAAGTGCTTGATAAACAGGGCCAAAGCGATGCCGCCAGGCAATTGTTGGCGAAACAGCTCAAGGCGCAGCCTGACTCGGCCTACCTGCAACATGCGCTGGGGCTCTGGTTGCTGCATCACGGGCAAAGTGAGTTCGCCCTGCTCGGGCTGTCCAAAGCCGTGGAGCTTGAGCCGGACAACAAGGATTACCGCTACGACCTGGCCACCACGCTGCATGCTGAGCAAGAGCTGGAAGCGGCGCAGAACCAGCTGCAGGAAATCGTCCAGCGTCACCCGGCCGATCGCAAGGCGCGCGTGCTGCTGATCAATTACTGGAAGGAAAGCGGACAGTTGCAGAACGTGCAGGTATTGCTGGCACAGCTGGAACAGCTCAATCCGGATGATCCGGCGTTGCAGCAAGGTCTGTAA